Proteins co-encoded in one Alphaproteobacteria bacterium genomic window:
- a CDS encoding ammonium transporter, whose amino-acid sequence MIKRLLPVALCAAGFSSSALASPVADTGNTTWLLICAALVMLMTPGLAFFYGGMVSKKNVVSTLLQNYVALAIVGLLWVIVGYSLAFGEGTPYIGGYDFVMLKGLDTQFYGETGVPILAFVAFQMMFAIITPALITGAFAERVNFKAWIFIMAIWSLVVYVPVAHWVWGPSGWLGAKGALDFAGGLVVHITAGFSGLVAALLFGKRSTAHDPAPPHNVPMIMLGAALLWFGWFGFNAGSAITSGALASYAFINTFIGAAAAFITWMAMDWIFHGKPSAVSSSIGLVVGLVAITPAAGYVDISASFVIGGVAAIISNLSIQALNKITHLDDALDVFASHGIGGVVGAVMTGLYASKAVNPSIANEGFLISGDPTLFNANLHGVFVVALFSMVATVVIVKVVGLFAAIRVDEMAEGEGLDRAIHGEGSSYSLDGGWDKPSA is encoded by the coding sequence ATGATTAAGCGTCTCCTGCCTGTCGCATTATGTGCTGCTGGCTTTTCGTCTTCCGCACTGGCTTCGCCCGTTGCGGATACAGGTAATACAACATGGTTGCTGATATGCGCGGCGCTCGTCATGCTGATGACGCCAGGCCTTGCCTTTTTCTATGGCGGCATGGTCAGCAAGAAAAACGTCGTTTCAACCTTGCTGCAAAACTATGTAGCGCTCGCGATTGTAGGCCTTCTCTGGGTAATTGTTGGGTACAGCCTCGCGTTTGGTGAGGGTACGCCTTACATTGGTGGCTATGACTTCGTCATGCTCAAAGGCCTCGACACGCAGTTTTATGGTGAAACGGGCGTGCCAATATTAGCCTTCGTTGCATTCCAGATGATGTTTGCAATCATCACGCCCGCGCTTATTACGGGTGCATTCGCTGAGCGTGTTAACTTCAAGGCTTGGATCTTCATCATGGCGATCTGGAGCTTGGTGGTTTATGTGCCAGTGGCGCACTGGGTATGGGGGCCTTCAGGCTGGCTAGGTGCAAAAGGCGCGCTGGACTTTGCGGGTGGCTTGGTCGTTCATATTACGGCGGGTTTCTCGGGTTTGGTTGCGGCGTTGCTGTTTGGTAAACGCTCAACGGCGCATGACCCAGCACCACCTCATAATGTACCAATGATCATGCTGGGTGCAGCGTTGCTATGGTTCGGCTGGTTCGGCTTCAATGCTGGTTCGGCGATTACTTCAGGGGCGCTTGCTTCCTATGCGTTCATCAACACCTTTATTGGTGCGGCTGCTGCGTTTATTACGTGGATGGCGATGGACTGGATTTTCCATGGCAAGCCTTCAGCGGTGAGCTCGTCGATCGGTTTGGTGGTAGGGTTGGTGGCCATCACGCCTGCGGCTGGATATGTTGATATTTCTGCTTCGTTCGTCATTGGTGGCGTGGCGGCAATTATCAGCAACCTTAGCATTCAAGCCCTTAACAAAATCACCCATCTCGACGACGCGCTGGACGTATTCGCATCGCATGGGATCGGTGGTGTTGTCGGCGCGGTGATGACAGGGCTTTACGCTAGTAAAGCGGTGAACCCATCCATTGCTAATGAAGGCTTCCTGATTTCAGGTGACCCAACATTATTCAATGCCAATCTGCATGGCGTATTCGTGGTGGCGCTGTTCTCCATGGTGGCGACAGTCGTTATCGTCAAAGTGGTAGGGTTATTCGCAGCGATTCGCGTTGATGAAATGGCGGAGGGTGAGGGGCTTGATCGTGCAATTCACGGTGAAGGTTCTAGCTATTCGCTCGATGGGGGATGGGACAAACCGAGTGCGTAG